One Pectinophora gossypiella chromosome 9, ilPecGoss1.1, whole genome shotgun sequence genomic region harbors:
- the LOC126369727 gene encoding U-scoloptoxin(05)-Sm1a isoform X2, whose protein sequence is MVLSNSVVPLLGLYFLFTTFTTVNSINCYQCSGTDSANPFECTEFLDSDNALVPTNCSSIHDAQYCIKHVGRYEVVAIECFQCNSSDTMECGDELMKLDGGVIKPTPCEHVYNAQYCIKHTGGISTKRYCSSLDLGNYCNYVQQPGDKLEYRTCIYTCSTDGCNSASSLSISAIILLSGLFLLKFAL, encoded by the exons ATGGTTCTATCCAATTCTGTCGTTCCATTACttggattatattttttatttacgacATTCACCACAG ttAATTCAATAAACTGTTATCAGTGTTCGGGAACAGATTCGGCGAATCCGTTCGAATGTACAGAGTTTCTAGACAGTGATAATGCTTTAGTTCCTACGAATTGCTCGTCAATACATGATGCCCAATATTGTATCAAACACGTGGGGCGATATGAAG TTGTAGCAATAGAGTGCTTCCAATGCAACTCTTCAGACACTATGGAATGTGGTGATGAGCTAATGAAGCTTGACGGAGGGGTCATAAAACCCACACCCTGTGAGCATGTGTACAACGCTCAGTACTGCATAAAACATACAG GTGGTATAAGCACAAAGCGATATTGTTCATCACTAGATCTCGGAAACTATTGCAACTACGTACAACAACCAGGAGATAAATTGGAATACAGAACATGTATTTACACTTGCAGCACTGATGGATGCAATTCTGCATCTAGTTTAAGTATATCggccattattttattatctggcCTTTTCTTGCTGAAGTTCGCCTTATAA
- the LOC126369727 gene encoding U-scoloptoxin(05)-Sm1a isoform X1 produces the protein MVLSNSVVPLLGLYFLFTTFTTVNSINCYQCSGTDSANPFECTEFLDSDNALVPTNCSSIHDAQYCIKHVGRYEGGISTKRYCSSLDLGNYCNYVQQPGDKLEYRTCIYTCSTDGCNSASSLSISAIILLSGLFLLKFAL, from the exons ATGGTTCTATCCAATTCTGTCGTTCCATTACttggattatattttttatttacgacATTCACCACAG ttAATTCAATAAACTGTTATCAGTGTTCGGGAACAGATTCGGCGAATCCGTTCGAATGTACAGAGTTTCTAGACAGTGATAATGCTTTAGTTCCTACGAATTGCTCGTCAATACATGATGCCCAATATTGTATCAAACACGTGGGGCGATATGAAG GTGGTATAAGCACAAAGCGATATTGTTCATCACTAGATCTCGGAAACTATTGCAACTACGTACAACAACCAGGAGATAAATTGGAATACAGAACATGTATTTACACTTGCAGCACTGATGGATGCAATTCTGCATCTAGTTTAAGTATATCggccattattttattatctggcCTTTTCTTGCTGAAGTTCGCCTTATAA